The window gtaagtaatagtgaggttcgacgcagggtgttagggaatgatggtaaaccagttgatgaggttgttaatctccatcgattgagatggttgggccacgtgttacgtatgcctgaacaccgattactacgacgtgcaatgctaaccggtgttggagatggttggaagaaagttgggggcggccaaaacaaaacgtggcatcagtgcttgaagtcactaacttctagtctgagccatgttggtagatgcagactacttggttggagtccgcgtgactgtccTAACCAATCGttgaagactcttggtgacatggctcagaatcaatcacaatggcgtcggtgtatacactctctgtctttccttaaactaagagattaaaatcgcttcatatctttctttctatgaactaattttttcttcctgtaccatatccttattgcaatctttcttttatatattgccacctctgaattaactacttttatgaatccggtgtcgatcttgttgtgttaatgaggtatggcaacttggaccgatgcataaatgtgcctggtcctacgttgtagctgactgactgactgaccttaAGTACATCGGATAGACGTAGGTTGGAAAATGAGCTTTGTTGAGGACTTGTTTCAAGATGAGCCATGTTAGAGATTGTTATTGGTCCAAACTTACCGAAGGTTAACGGGTTCGGGATAAATCAGTTAGGATTACCACTGTTCATGTGTTGAAAGGGGAAGCACCATAGTAAATTACAACGTTACGCGTGATTGTATTAAATCTCGAAGAATCATGATAGCGAAGTGTGATTACTCTAAGCACTACTGCAGGGTGCATATTATGGTACCACGTATGTAGAGCTTAACCCTCTAGTAGACAAATTAGATAATGCAGATGAGTGGGTAGATCCAAAAgcgaaaacaaaataaaagtttcGGAAAGGGTATTGGTAGTTAGTGGAGGTGAACAAAGGTTATCAACAGGATTTACAAAGAGGATAAACCCTTGTTTAGTTTAATTGCTTGGAACCTGGAGAAGTCAAAAGTTAATGAGACTGTTTAATAGAACGCAAGCGATTCGAGGATAGTGGAGTCTACAATCATGAATGGACTCCTAGAAGAGACTATTAATTACATGAGATCAAGGTAATGAGAGTCCGTAAGTGGGCGGGAGGAAAGATTCACCCCATAAATAGCTTCAAGTAAGCTTTCCGAAGTAGGGGGTGGTTGGACGTCATATTGAATAATTCACATTAGATTTGCAACTCAAACATTCGCATACGACCAGATTGTTTGCCTGGAGGTTGAATGGAGTAGATTGAAATAGAAAGATGAATCACAGTTTGTTTTTTACATAATGTGGATCTGGCTATAAAGCAATGTTTGCTGAACAAACTTACAGAATCAAAAattttgaaaacaatattgcCTGTTTTTTAGACTAGAACTATAGTGTTTCGCAAGTTCCTAATGATGTTACTTGGATGTCCTCTGGAGTTTAAAATGCAAGTTCTTAAAAACACCTAACTGTTTCTAACACCATTTATATGCCAGTCGTTTGTTCGACAATGGGTTTAATAAATGCTACTTGGATGGCGGCATGGTTTACATCGTATAAGTAATAAGCTATGGTGGAGATTTTAGCTCAGGTAACAAAACTCCTATTTATCAAAATAGCTACTTTATAGACTTTTTACGACTTTTAAAAAACTACAGCAAGTCTTGAAAAATTTCCTTCACTTAGCTCTTGGTGCATCATCTCACCCAACCTGGAACACAATCGTCACACCAAGTTAGTAACTCTAATCTGTGTAGAATTCAATAGGGTCTTTAACAATAGTCTTCGAAATTTGTTTCCGTCACAGACGGATCACTTAGGGATCTTTTTAGATATCGTCAAATAAACGAGATAATAGTTAATGTCCCTGGTCCTAACTCATGATTATTCAGAAGTCAAATTAAGTCGTGGTTCCTTTGTGCTTAAAAGTCGTAGAGATGCATGACACGAAAATGTCCAACCCAGTCCTTTTACTGCCGAAATAGTAAAATCGTCTGTATGCCGCAAGTGTTTGTTTTTAGAATATCTCAAACCCTTTTAAAAGGATACCAGGGACTGGAATTTGAAGAATTTCGGAAGAACTTGATTCACTTAGTGACAATAGGGTTGATATATTAGGCTTTTTTACGCCACCTGGTCACAGGTAAGTATGACTTCATTGTGGTGCGTGAGATTCCAAGAAGTGATATCGCTTATTTTTCTCCGAGTTTATCATTATAGTTTAGGCACGCGCAAAACGAACAAATTCCCGTTGAGTAATCAGTGGTCGGATCTGACGATTGGAAGAACTGATGTCTGAGCCTTCAGTTGATCTGGTTAGAAGAAAAGCGGATAGAAACAGACGCTAGTGAAGCACAGACATACTTTCATTTGAAACCCAAGTTAACAATTCAATGTCTTTGTATATTCTCAGTGCAATAGGGAGTCCGTATTGTATGATGCTTCGTTATCGAAATCAAAGGGCTATGTTCATTATTCATGAATAATTTTTGCTTTTTGCATAGTTGCTTAGACTGCACTGTACTTGAAGGCAACTTGTTGTCCGCGATTTTAGGTTGAGTGATTGATTACTGCTGTTGCTGGGAATGTTATCGTCTAGACCATTTGTTCCGAAAACGTCTACTATAACATCAGAATATACGATTACAAATAATGTGCTTGGCTTAGGAATCACAGGAAAGGTGATGCAATGTGTTCATAACGAGACAGGAGTCCAGTATGCTTTAAAGGTACTGTAATCTGCTATGCTAGCTCATACTCTAGATACTTGAGGACAATCAAAAGTCAAGAAGAGAGGCTGAAATTCATTGGAGAGTCTCAGACTGTCCTCATATCGTGAAGGTCGTAGACGTGTTTGAAAACACAAACCAGAACACTAAAAAGAATTACCTTTTGATAGTAATGGAATATATGAGGGGTGGTgaactatttaataaaattaaaaaatatgaaaattttacGGAAAGCGGTAACTCGTAAATTTGTGATTTTATCTTTGCAGAAGCTGCAAAAATAGTGTATCAAATATCCTCTGCAATTGCTTATCTTCATGAAAGAAATATAGCACACCGTGACCTTAAAGTAATATTTAACTTTTTAATGATCCATTTCTAGCCGGAAAATTTGCTTTACACGTCTAACGAGAATGGTGCCATCCTAAAACTTACGGACTTTGGGTTTGCGAAAGAAGTCGTCACTAAAAAGTCTCTTCAAACACCATGTTACACTCCTTATTATGTCCGTAGGTTCATTATGCTTTTGATGAATATAATTATATCTAGCACCAGAGATCCTTAATTTTGAACGATATGACAAGTCCTGTGACATCTGGTCCCTAGGGATAATAACCTATATTTTGTAAGCAATTTACATTTCATAATATTGTTTAGGCTCTCAGGTTGTCCGCCATTTTTTAGTCAGAATGGCCAACCCATATCTCCTGGTATGAAATCAAAGATTCGAGCTGGAAAGTACGACTTCCCCGATGCACAATGGAAGTACGTTTCAAAAAGTGGTAGGTATGGCATTTATTTAAACGGTACAGAATTTGTACTCATAAATTGTACACTTGCTGATGCATTTACTTATTCGTTAATAACATAACAAAGTAACCTTTTTTCGACTCTAGACTCTGCATGTTTAGAATTATGTATTTTGTCCCCGACAGATCATCTTACAttctatccatatttgcttccTATACCGTGTTCGAAGCTTGTAAAATTTTAAGTATCTGGTATTTGTGTATCCGGTTAGAGCTATCAAAATGTACTACATGCTTTTCTTAGGCAGTTATCCATAGCTTTCCACTTGCTAAAAAAAGCAACAAAGGTATTAGTTTGACTTTGAAAAGACCTTGTTCCTCAAAAGACAGTAACCGCATAAATAACCTGCAAGAGGTTATTtaacagtttcagtttggaaagtacaggaggcttgatggcctgtgttagtcctggcaatgatgGTCTGTCAGCTGATCCAACTTTCGTTTTAAAGAATCGACAGATGGAGCGTCAATCACTTGTTAAGGTAATGAATTCTACTTGTTGATGATTTGGTGGGAAAGCCGATAGTCAGCTGGCAAGTAATTTGCTCTGAGCCTATGAACTTTTTGTAGTGTCCACGTAAATTTTTTGCTGTGGAAGACAAAAGAAAATGAAGGCAtattaggtgcaaatttatcactaagtaatttAAAAACTGTAATCATGTCGCCTCTAATTCTttgatatgacaacgggaataggTGTAGTTTAGCCAATCGGACATCATACGGGAGCTTTGCTACTCCAAGAATCAGCATAGTTGTTGTTCTCTGAACTTTTTCCAAAGGCTCACTGTCTTTTAAGCAAgtgctagccgcttgtatgcagcaCTCAAGTTTAGGATGCACGAATACTGTTCACAAAGTATTGGCCATAGGGTTCTGAAACTTTTGGCGGCCATttcacggcagtgtgcagtagtttttaagtcttggctaatgATGACTCCTAAGCTATTGTGTGTCTGAACAACAGGTAGCTCGGTGTTTTTCATCATGTAtatatctgtaccttgatgaccagTATGCACCACAATACACTTGGACGTACTTATCGGCAGCTACCAAGTTTGAAACCATTCAGATATTTTCTCCAgatcattttggagttctaagctatcacccttactTCTTATCACTCTCcgtatcttgacatcgtcagcatatagcaagaccgatgatgataagAGACAAGGAGGGTCATTTACATATAAGAGGAATAACACTGGGCTCAAAATTGTACCTTGTGACACTGcgctaagcacagtttcccagctagactactatgagttcacccgtactctttgttggAGCCCAACTAGGAAGTTTTTTATCCATataaatagattgcctccaactCCAACATTTCTTAGCTTACATAACAGCTGGTTATGAgtaactttgtcaaaagctttgctgaaatcaatgtagGCTACGTCTACGAGTAACGTTCGGTCCTTAAGAGCTCACCTGTTTTCACGGGtgactaataagttagtgagacaagaataacttaTTCTGAAagcgtgctgcttctccgaaaggatccagttttcatcgaggtacttaaacagctcccCACGAATAATTCTCtaaaattttaacaaccacactagttagacTAACGGatcggtagttctcaggtttatgtttcgtacctATTTTGAAGACAGGGCTTACTATGTTGTTCTTCCAGCAGTAGTTTGAGAATATTTGAGCTTTACCatagtcgtcctccactaatgatgaaacATTACCGGCTCCCCATAGTGctggaatatttcctcttcatttTGTTCCTTGGTTTATATACGAATACAAACGTTTGGGGCATTCTATAGACTCCTTAACACCTTTTCTTTGCACAAccttctagacttacggagggtcaaGGCGCAGGTATTCCGAGCTCTCGACATTGAAATTTtgtctcatcagtccccagtaatcTAAATCTGTCTCACATTCTTTTCTTCTTACGGAAAAGGGTGCGAACTTCCCTACTAAACCATGATAGAGAGTTTCTCGACCCCCTTAGAGTAGTCCAAGGGATGCGGGTTGCAGTAACCtttaagtataaatttcgaAATACATCCCAGGCTGTTTCAATTagggactctgggtctattgtacAATATACTGACGATGCTGGGTGTATAGTATCTTGtatatttgctttccagacgttaggtctggattgagCTGATGTACGCTCGTTTTTGACAACTATATGGAAGTCAAAGGTTAGAACTGCATGATCGCTTTCATCTAGGGCTGGCATGTAATCTAGGTTCGTGACGTCATCCTTATAATCGGTcaatataagatctagtaagAATGATTCAGAGTCCGAGTCGTACGTTGTCACTTTTTTCACATGTTATACTAGGGTACATGCTaaaaccgcatcaactagttacTGCTCAAAGGAATTATCTGACAATCCAGTTCGCGGATTTTTCCAGTCAGCCATgggtgcattaaagtctcctaaGATTaaacatcgaccactttgtgaccaagtattgaaACTGTGTAGCAAGAACTCATTTACCTTACAGCTTGAACTACGGTGGatcaaaccaatcagcagctcttatCCCTTGTATTTCAAGAGGCagctaactaattcacacgtcccactctcgtGGGATACACTGACGATAGTGACAAATAGGCAAGCATTCCCAATAAATAGATCTGCTTCTGGATTCTGTCGGCTCTTACCAATATAAAACCTCCAAAATCAAGTTACGTACTATCTATAAGCTGCGTCAGCTACGTTTCTGTGACTGAGATTGTATATGGCTTGgcagagtcaatctgtacacctagtttcGACCGCTTATTAAGCAAACTTTGGGCATTTGTGTAACAGATCCGGAGCCTATTTAAATGACTTCGTGCTGCACCCATAGTGGCCTCGAAATCATTATCTGTCGAAGCCTCACAACCCCAAAATTTACGATTTTTAGGTCCTTCTCGCCAGCATCTAACATAGGTCTTATTTTTTTCGGCTTCTCGCCTTTTTACACAGTCTGCAAGTGGCAAGCTATTACGGACAAAAACTCCTGACCCCTTTAGTTTGTGTGCATTCTGTAATAGTAAGTCCTGTTCTTTAGGATATTTTagtactactttaagcagtgtGGTTTGATTTTATTCCAAGTTCATTTGGTCACCTAGTCTATACACCTTTAGCAGGGTAACTACGGAAATATTTTGGGGCATAAGCTGATTTAGTAGCTGTTTTATTAATCTAATGTCAGGCTCAGAACGAGTTTTAGATTCTGGGCTTTCACTCTCCTTGATTCTCTAAAGGATAACTGACCTGTCACTGTGATCAGTCTTTAATTTCTCGGCTATTTTTTTTGGAGGGGGGAGTTGGATTTTCTTTAATAGCGTTGTGTCGTTTCTTGTTCTCAACGTATGCCCATTCACCAACTTTCGTTGGAGTAACGACAACAGTCGCGTCAGACACACTGGGGGATTCCGGAAGGCTATAGACGACTTGAGCAG of the Schistosoma haematobium chromosome 4, whole genome shotgun sequence genome contains:
- the MAPKAPK2_1 gene encoding MAP kinase-activated protein kinase 2, variant 3 (EggNog:ENOG410V7I5~COG:T), translating into MLSSRPFVPKTSTITSEYTITNNVLGLGITGKVMQCVHNETGVQYALKILEDNQKSRREAEIHWRVSDCPHIVKVVDVFENTNQNTKKNYLLIVMEYMRGGELFNKIKKYENFTESEAAKIVYQISSAIAYLHERNIAHRDLKPENLLYTSNENGAILKLTDFGFAKEVVTKKSLQTPCYTPYYVPPEILNFERYDKSCDIWSLGIITYILLSGCPPFFSQNGQPISPGMKSKIRAGKYDFPDAQWKYVSKSAKDLIKSLLLTEPDRRPTIREVMNNHWVAQYNDVPNTPLGTSMFFTTKAWDQFREMFRESLQTKRKEHSNVPTLMTLDASKNPLLIKRKINQKSNPENNSHKVL